The proteins below are encoded in one region of Syntrophotalea carbinolica DSM 2380:
- the rplB gene encoding 50S ribosomal protein L2 → MAIKKYKPTSAGRRHMTSADFADITAAKPEKSLVEKLNKSGGRNNAGRITKRHTGGGHKRKYRVIDFRREKKEIPAKIASIEYDPNRSARIALACYADGEKRYILAPLGLKVGDVVIASEQADIKPGNALSIRSIPLGTWVHNIELKIGKGGQLARSAGTYAMIAAKEGKYAQLRLPSGEVRLVLQDCCATVGQVGNVQHENVKIGKAGRNRWLGKRPQSRGVAMNPVDHPHGGGEGKSSGGRHPVTPWGVPTKGYKTRVNKRTDRFIVRRKK, encoded by the coding sequence ATGGCAATCAAAAAGTATAAGCCGACCTCGGCCGGCCGCCGGCACATGACCTCGGCCGATTTCGCCGACATCACTGCGGCCAAACCGGAAAAATCGCTCGTTGAAAAGCTTAATAAGTCCGGTGGGCGGAACAACGCCGGTCGCATCACCAAGCGGCACACTGGTGGTGGGCATAAACGCAAGTATCGTGTGATCGATTTTCGACGGGAAAAGAAAGAAATCCCTGCTAAAATCGCCAGCATCGAATATGATCCGAACCGTTCCGCACGCATCGCCTTGGCTTGCTATGCCGATGGTGAAAAACGGTACATTCTTGCGCCTCTTGGCCTGAAAGTCGGAGATGTTGTGATTGCCAGCGAGCAGGCCGATATCAAACCTGGCAATGCCCTCTCGATCCGATCCATTCCCTTGGGCACCTGGGTTCATAATATCGAGCTCAAAATCGGCAAAGGCGGGCAGCTTGCTCGCAGTGCCGGTACCTACGCCATGATCGCTGCCAAGGAAGGGAAGTACGCGCAGTTGCGACTGCCTTCCGGGGAAGTGCGTTTGGTTTTGCAGGATTGCTGCGCTACAGTGGGTCAGGTAGGCAATGTTCAGCACGAAAATGTGAAGATCGGTAAGGCCGGTCGTAATCGTTGGTTGGGCAAGCGTCCTCAGTCCCGCGGTGTTGCTATGAACCCCGTCGACCATCCGCATGGTGGTGGCGAGGGTAAGAGCTCCGGTGGCCGTCATCCGGTTACACCTTGGGGCGTACCCACCAAGGGCTATAAGACCCGCGTCAATAAGCGTACCGATCGCTTTATTGTACGCCGTAAGAAGTGA
- the rpsS gene encoding 30S ribosomal protein S19, producing the protein MARSIKKGPYVEESLLRKADFEGGAGSKKVIKTWSRRSTIIPEFVGYTFAVHNGKKFIPVFVTENMVGHKLGEFAPTRTYYGHGADKKGKR; encoded by the coding sequence GTGGCTAGATCGATCAAAAAAGGGCCGTATGTCGAAGAGAGCCTCCTTCGTAAAGCAGATTTTGAAGGGGGAGCCGGTTCCAAAAAGGTAATCAAGACCTGGTCTCGGCGATCGACTATTATTCCTGAGTTTGTTGGATATACCTTCGCCGTGCATAACGGGAAAAAGTTTATCCCTGTTTTCGTCACCGAAAACATGGTAGGGCATAAGCTCGGCGAATTCGCTCCTACGCGCACCTATTATGGACATGGTGCGGACAAAAAGGGCAAAAGGTAA
- the rplV gene encoding 50S ribosomal protein L22, producing MEAKAKLRYVRLSPRKTRLVVDMVRGKKVQEALNILRFSPQKAASIVYQLVGSAVANAEQKGVADVDRLFIESISVDQGPVLKRFMPRAQGRATRIRKPTSHITVVLNEK from the coding sequence ATGGAAGCTAAGGCCAAGCTTAGGTATGTGCGTCTGTCGCCTCGTAAGACCCGACTTGTGGTCGATATGGTGCGCGGAAAAAAAGTTCAAGAGGCGCTGAATATTCTGAGGTTTTCGCCCCAGAAAGCGGCCAGCATTGTTTATCAGCTGGTAGGTTCGGCTGTGGCCAACGCCGAGCAAAAGGGGGTAGCTGACGTCGACCGGCTCTTTATCGAGAGTATTTCCGTCGACCAGGGACCGGTGCTTAAGCGCTTTATGCCGCGGGCACAGGGCCGGGCCACCCGGATCCGTAAACCGACCAGCCACATTACTGTGGTTCTGAACGAAAAATAA
- the rpsC gene encoding 30S ribosomal protein S3 has translation MGQKVHPIGFRLGVVKTWSSRWYAEGEYSQLLHEDIKLRNYLKKRLYHAGVAKIELERAASKAKINVYAARPGIIIGKKGAEVEALKKDLARLTDKEVFINIQEVRKPEIDAQLVAENVATQLERRVAFRRAMKKSVSMALKFGAQGIKITCSGRLGGAEMSRTEWYREGRVPLHTLRADIDYGFAEAKTTYGIIGVKVLIFKGEVLSQD, from the coding sequence TTGGGCCAGAAAGTACATCCGATAGGATTTCGACTGGGAGTCGTTAAGACCTGGAGCTCCCGGTGGTACGCTGAGGGGGAATACTCTCAGCTTCTGCACGAGGATATAAAGCTTCGTAACTATCTTAAAAAACGTCTTTATCACGCCGGTGTCGCCAAGATTGAGCTGGAGCGTGCAGCGAGTAAAGCCAAAATTAACGTTTACGCCGCTCGCCCGGGCATTATCATCGGTAAAAAAGGGGCTGAGGTTGAAGCCCTTAAAAAAGATCTGGCCCGGCTCACCGATAAAGAAGTCTTTATAAACATCCAGGAAGTCCGTAAGCCCGAAATTGACGCGCAGCTGGTTGCTGAAAACGTGGCGACTCAGTTGGAGCGGCGGGTGGCTTTTCGTCGGGCCATGAAAAAAAGCGTAAGCATGGCTCTTAAATTCGGCGCTCAAGGGATCAAGATCACCTGTAGCGGACGTCTGGGTGGTGCCGAAATGAGCCGGACTGAGTGGTATCGTGAAGGGCGAGTGCCTCTTCACACCCTCAGAGCTGATATTGATTATGGATTCGCCGAAGCCAAGACCACTTACGGGATCATCGGCGTCAAGGTTCTCATCTTCAAGGGCGAAGTCCTGTCGCAGGATTAA
- the rplP gene encoding 50S ribosomal protein L16 has product MLMPKKVKHRKQFKGRMKGVAYRGSDLNFGDYGLKAVECGWLSSRQIESARRAMTRHVKRGGKIWIRIFPDKSLTKKPAETRMGKGKGSPDSWVAVIKPGMMLYEMQGVDKEVACEALRLAAHKLPMKTKIVVREDVANES; this is encoded by the coding sequence ATGTTAATGCCCAAGAAGGTTAAACATAGGAAACAGTTTAAGGGCCGCATGAAGGGCGTTGCCTATCGCGGTAGTGATCTCAATTTCGGGGATTACGGGCTTAAAGCGGTTGAGTGCGGGTGGCTTTCCTCCCGTCAGATCGAATCGGCACGTCGTGCCATGACCAGACACGTCAAGCGTGGTGGTAAAATTTGGATTCGTATCTTCCCCGATAAGTCTCTGACTAAAAAGCCCGCTGAAACTCGTATGGGTAAGGGCAAGGGGTCGCCTGACAGCTGGGTCGCCGTCATCAAGCCCGGCATGATGTTGTATGAGATGCAGGGTGTGGATAAGGAAGTGGCCTGCGAAGCATTGCGGCTGGCTGCTCATAAGCTCCCCATGAAGACCAAGATTGTTGTCAGGGAGGATGTGGCCAATGAAAGCTAG
- the rpmC gene encoding 50S ribosomal protein L29, which translates to MKASELRDLTVEELEKKVEELNQELFNLKFQLATGQLENSARLPQTRRDIARVHTVLRQKRS; encoded by the coding sequence ATGAAAGCTAGTGAGCTTCGTGACCTTACGGTCGAAGAATTGGAAAAAAAGGTGGAGGAACTGAATCAGGAGCTGTTTAACCTGAAGTTCCAATTGGCTACCGGGCAATTGGAAAACAGCGCCCGGCTTCCCCAGACGCGCAGGGACATTGCAAGAGTTCATACTGTCCTGCGTCAAAAGCGAAGCTAA
- the rpsQ gene encoding 30S ribosomal protein S17, with protein sequence MSKIRGNRKTRVGVVISDKMDKTVVVKVDQMVKHPIYKKYIKRRVTFKAHDEENRCNVGDKVSVVETRPLSRDKRWRVREILEKNVIL encoded by the coding sequence ATGAGTAAAATACGTGGCAATCGGAAAACCCGCGTCGGGGTTGTAATCAGCGACAAGATGGATAAGACCGTTGTGGTCAAGGTTGACCAGATGGTCAAGCATCCCATCTATAAAAAATACATCAAGAGAAGGGTCACGTTTAAGGCCCATGATGAAGAAAATCGCTGCAATGTCGGGGATAAGGTTTCTGTGGTTGAAACCCGTCCTCTGTCCCGGGATAAACGTTGGCGGGTGCGCGAAATCCTGGAAAAGAACGTAATCCTGTAG
- the rplN gene encoding 50S ribosomal protein L14, with translation MIQMQTMLDVADNSGARKLCCIKVLGGSKRKYAGLGDIIICSVKEALPNSRVKKGDVVRAVIVRTAKEVPRPDGSAIRFDKNSAVVVNQAGEPIGTRIFGPVARELRAQRYMKIVSLAPEVL, from the coding sequence ATGATACAGATGCAGACGATGCTTGATGTAGCGGACAACTCTGGTGCGCGTAAACTCTGCTGCATCAAGGTTCTTGGTGGCTCCAAGCGGAAATATGCCGGCCTTGGGGATATCATCATCTGCTCCGTAAAGGAGGCCCTTCCCAACTCCCGTGTTAAGAAGGGAGACGTGGTGAGAGCTGTCATCGTTCGGACCGCTAAAGAAGTACCTCGCCCTGACGGGTCGGCGATTCGTTTCGACAAGAATTCCGCAGTGGTTGTCAACCAGGCCGGGGAACCTATCGGAACCCGAATTTTTGGTCCGGTTGCTCGGGAGTTGCGCGCGCAACGCTATATGAAGATTGTGTCGCTGGCCCCCGAGGTACTTTAA
- the rplX gene encoding 50S ribosomal protein L24, translating into MAAKKMHVKKDDMVMVIAGKEKGKTGKIMRVLPGKGRVVVENLNVVKRHTRPNRVNTQGGIVEKEAPLDASNVALVCSACNKPTRTGVRVLEDGTKTRFCKKCNETLDK; encoded by the coding sequence ATGGCAGCGAAAAAAATGCATGTCAAAAAAGATGACATGGTGATGGTCATAGCGGGCAAGGAAAAAGGCAAAACCGGCAAAATTATGCGTGTTTTGCCCGGTAAGGGACGCGTTGTTGTGGAAAACCTCAACGTTGTCAAGCGGCATACGCGACCCAATCGCGTCAATACCCAGGGTGGTATTGTCGAAAAGGAAGCCCCGCTCGATGCCTCCAATGTTGCACTCGTTTGCAGCGCCTGCAACAAGCCCACGCGGACCGGCGTGAGGGTCCTCGAAGACGGGACCAAGACTCGGTTCTGCAAAAAGTGCAACGAGACCTTGGATAAGTAA
- the rplE gene encoding 50S ribosomal protein L5, with translation MGARLKEVYSTEIAPALVKRLQLKNVMEVPRVEKVVLNMGLGEAIQNIKVLESAVEELTRICGQKPVVTKAKKSIAQFKLREGMPIGCMVTLRRDKAYEFLDRLINVALPRVRDFKGVSKKGFDGRGNYTLGIREQLIFPEIDLEKVDKVKGLNVTIVTTAKNDEEGYALMEAIGMPFPKKAQD, from the coding sequence ATGGGTGCAAGATTGAAGGAAGTATATTCGACAGAAATTGCTCCCGCCTTAGTAAAGCGGCTGCAATTGAAAAATGTTATGGAAGTCCCCCGAGTTGAAAAGGTTGTATTGAATATGGGCTTGGGGGAGGCTATCCAGAATATCAAAGTTCTGGAGTCGGCAGTAGAGGAGCTTACCCGTATCTGCGGGCAAAAGCCTGTTGTAACCAAGGCCAAGAAGTCCATCGCGCAATTCAAACTGCGCGAGGGGATGCCTATCGGCTGCATGGTTACGCTGCGTCGTGACAAAGCCTATGAGTTTCTTGATCGCTTGATCAATGTTGCTCTGCCGCGTGTTCGCGATTTTAAAGGCGTTTCCAAAAAGGGCTTTGATGGTCGCGGAAACTATACTCTTGGTATTCGTGAGCAGCTCATCTTCCCCGAGATCGATCTCGAAAAAGTGGATAAGGTGAAGGGGCTCAACGTAACCATCGTTACCACGGCCAAGAATGATGAGGAAGGGTATGCACTTATGGAAGCCATAGGCATGCCGTTCCCGAAAAAAGCCCAAGACTAG
- a CDS encoding type Z 30S ribosomal protein S14 has translation MAKKSMMIKAARSNKFKVRKYNRCPLCGRPRAYYRKFDMCRICLRKLALEGKLPGVIKSSW, from the coding sequence GTGGCGAAGAAATCGATGATGATCAAGGCTGCCCGGTCGAACAAGTTCAAGGTGCGGAAATATAACCGTTGTCCTTTGTGCGGGCGTCCTCGGGCTTATTATCGGAAGTTCGATATGTGCCGGATTTGCTTGCGGAAACTTGCGCTGGAAGGCAAGCTCCCCGGCGTGATTAAATCAAGCTGGTAA
- the rpsH gene encoding 30S ribosomal protein S8 translates to MAMTDPIADMLTRIRNAGLAKHQKCDMPASNVKLAIVNVLKELGYIKNFKQISDDKQGILRIYLKFDNENKHIIHAIDRVSTPGCRVYVGKDEIPVVKNGLGNAILSTSKGVMHDAAAREAQLGGEVLCSVW, encoded by the coding sequence ATGGCAATGACAGATCCTATAGCCGACATGCTTACTCGCATCCGCAATGCGGGGCTTGCCAAGCATCAGAAATGCGATATGCCTGCTTCAAATGTCAAGCTGGCTATTGTCAACGTGCTCAAGGAGCTCGGCTATATCAAGAATTTCAAGCAGATCAGCGATGATAAGCAGGGTATCCTGCGTATCTACTTGAAATTTGATAACGAAAACAAACACATTATTCATGCCATCGACCGAGTTTCGACTCCGGGGTGCCGGGTTTATGTCGGCAAGGACGAAATCCCCGTCGTTAAAAACGGTCTTGGTAATGCCATCCTTTCGACCTCGAAGGGTGTTATGCACGATGCTGCCGCTCGCGAAGCACAGTTGGGCGGCGAAGTGTTGTGCTCTGTCTGGTAG
- the rplF gene encoding 50S ribosomal protein L6, giving the protein MSRIGKKPIDIPKGVTVSLAGDTVTVKGPKGELTRNIVAGIRLETAGDQILVQCEKEGKQEGAYRGLVRALVANMVEGVTNGFERVLEINGVGYRAEVKGSALNLSLGYSHPIEYALPKGISAEVEKQTKIIVRGIDKELVGATAAKIRSFRKPEPYKGKGVKYAEERIVRKAGKAGKK; this is encoded by the coding sequence ATGTCTAGAATTGGGAAAAAGCCCATCGACATTCCCAAGGGCGTTACGGTGTCTCTGGCCGGAGACACGGTCACTGTAAAAGGGCCCAAAGGGGAACTGACTAGGAATATTGTTGCAGGGATACGTTTGGAAACCGCCGGTGACCAGATTCTGGTTCAGTGCGAGAAGGAAGGTAAGCAGGAGGGCGCCTATCGGGGCCTGGTGCGAGCCCTTGTCGCCAATATGGTTGAAGGTGTGACCAACGGCTTTGAACGTGTTCTTGAAATCAACGGCGTCGGCTACCGTGCCGAAGTCAAGGGAAGTGCACTTAATCTGTCTCTCGGGTATTCGCATCCGATTGAATATGCACTGCCTAAAGGGATCTCTGCCGAGGTCGAAAAGCAGACTAAGATCATTGTTCGCGGCATCGACAAAGAACTGGTTGGAGCGACCGCAGCTAAAATTCGTTCTTTCCGGAAACCTGAGCCCTATAAGGGCAAGGGCGTCAAGTATGCCGAGGAACGTATCGTGCGTAAGGCTGGTAAGGCAGGGAAAAAATAA
- the rplR gene encoding 50S ribosomal protein L18, producing MNAALKRRQARLKRQVRVRRKLRGTPEMPRLCVFRSAKHIYAQIIEDVTGKTLVSASTVNSDVVEGLENTGNVEAAKAVGKAIAQKALGMDIKNVVFDRNGFLYHGRVKTLAEAAREAGLSF from the coding sequence GTGAACGCCGCATTGAAAAGACGCCAGGCGCGATTGAAAAGGCAGGTTCGGGTGCGCCGGAAGCTTCGTGGCACGCCGGAAATGCCCAGATTGTGCGTATTCCGCAGCGCCAAGCATATTTATGCGCAGATTATCGAAGACGTGACCGGGAAGACCCTGGTTTCGGCCTCAACGGTCAATTCCGATGTCGTCGAAGGTCTCGAAAATACAGGAAATGTCGAAGCCGCCAAGGCTGTTGGCAAAGCCATTGCCCAGAAAGCTTTGGGGATGGATATCAAAAACGTGGTCTTCGACCGGAACGGTTTTCTCTACCACGGGCGTGTCAAGACCCTGGCAGAGGCCGCCCGGGAAGCCGGTCTGTCTTTTTAG
- the rpsE gene encoding 30S ribosomal protein S5, translating to MLRIDPNELELTDRVVHINRCAKVVKGGRRFSFSALVVVGDGQGIVGYGHGKAKEVPEAIRKGVEQAKKNLIRVPLKDRSIPFDVIGKFGAGRVLLKPASAGTGVIAGGAVRAVLEVSGVGDILSKCIGSNNPHNVVRATIDALSRLKSAEELRALRGADTEE from the coding sequence TTGCTTCGCATCGATCCCAATGAGTTGGAATTGACGGACCGGGTTGTTCACATCAACAGATGTGCCAAGGTCGTCAAAGGTGGACGGCGTTTCAGTTTTTCGGCGCTGGTTGTTGTCGGGGATGGTCAGGGAATCGTCGGCTATGGACATGGTAAAGCCAAAGAGGTTCCCGAAGCGATTCGTAAGGGCGTGGAGCAGGCCAAGAAAAACCTGATCCGTGTGCCTTTGAAAGATCGCTCCATTCCTTTTGACGTTATCGGAAAATTCGGTGCAGGCCGGGTTCTGCTCAAGCCTGCATCTGCAGGTACCGGTGTTATTGCCGGTGGTGCCGTTCGTGCTGTGCTGGAGGTCTCCGGGGTTGGCGACATCCTGTCAAAGTGCATTGGTTCCAATAATCCGCACAATGTCGTACGTGCTACCATAGACGCATTGTCTCGCCTCAAAAGTGCTGAGGAACTGCGGGCTTTGCGTGGCGCCGATACCGAAGAATAA
- the rpmD gene encoding 50S ribosomal protein L30, translating into MAGQIKVTLKKSGIGRKEYFTKVLKGLGLTKLHKTVVLTDTPEIRGMIRKVSHMVVVED; encoded by the coding sequence ATGGCCGGACAAATCAAAGTGACCCTGAAGAAGAGCGGCATCGGTCGCAAAGAATATTTTACGAAAGTTCTTAAAGGTCTTGGTCTCACCAAGCTCCATAAGACGGTGGTACTCACCGATACGCCTGAGATCAGAGGTATGATCCGCAAGGTGTCCCACATGGTTGTGGTCGAGGACTGA
- the rplO gene encoding 50S ribosomal protein L15, with amino-acid sequence MDLSNLRPAIGSTKNRKRIGRGPGSGNGKTAGKGHKGQNARSGGGVKPGFEGGQMPLQRRLPKRGFKSLNKKVYALVNLRDLQDIFEAGSVVDIEALGQNGLVSRIYDGIKILGDGDLDKALTVKAHKFSQSAIAKIEAAGGKAEVI; translated from the coding sequence ATGGATCTGAGTAATCTGCGGCCGGCTATCGGCTCTACAAAGAATCGGAAGCGCATCGGACGTGGACCCGGTTCTGGTAACGGTAAAACCGCCGGTAAGGGCCATAAGGGTCAGAATGCTCGTAGTGGTGGTGGTGTGAAGCCCGGTTTTGAAGGTGGACAGATGCCTTTGCAGCGTCGACTGCCGAAACGTGGTTTCAAATCGTTGAATAAAAAGGTTTACGCTCTGGTTAACCTTCGTGACCTGCAGGATATTTTTGAAGCTGGCAGTGTCGTGGACATTGAGGCTCTTGGCCAGAATGGCCTTGTTAGCCGTATCTACGATGGGATCAAAATCCTTGGGGATGGCGATCTCGATAAAGCTTTGACTGTAAAAGCTCATAAATTCAGTCAGTCTGCCATTGCAAAAATCGAAGCTGCTGGTGGGAAAGCTGAGGTAATCTAA
- the secY gene encoding preprotein translocase subunit SecY — MFKRIQNIFSIPELRHRILFTLGMLAVYRVGCHVPIPGINADVLAEFFQKTEGTLLGMVSAFTGGALARMTVFALGIMPYISASIILQLLGVVFEPVERLSKEGEQGRKTITKWTRYGTIVLSIVQGTGIAVGLQSMTIGQAPVVSSPGIGFILLTVLTLTSGTAFIMWVGEQITERGIGNGISLIIFAGIIADMPSAVFNTLRLANTGALSPAKLLFVLVVVIATVWAIVFMELAQRRLPIHYAKRVVGMRNYGGQNSHLPLKINMSGVIPPIFASSIIMFPATVANLIDIPWVQKAAGWMAPGNLVYYIFYVAFIIFFCYFYTAVTFNPVDVADNVKKQGGYIPGIRPGKATSDYIDSVLGRLTFAGAAYVSLVCVLPTLLVSGLNVPFFFGGTSLLIVVGVGLDTASQVEAHLISRSYEGFMKGVTLRGRHG; from the coding sequence TTGTTCAAGCGCATCCAGAATATTTTCAGCATCCCGGAGCTTCGTCATCGAATTTTGTTTACCCTAGGGATGCTCGCGGTTTACCGTGTCGGCTGTCATGTGCCGATCCCCGGGATTAATGCCGATGTGCTTGCAGAATTTTTTCAGAAAACCGAAGGTACTCTCCTTGGTATGGTGAGTGCCTTTACTGGTGGGGCGTTGGCGCGCATGACCGTCTTCGCCCTGGGCATTATGCCCTATATCAGTGCGTCCATTATATTACAATTGCTCGGTGTGGTTTTCGAACCTGTGGAACGTCTCTCGAAAGAAGGCGAGCAGGGTCGTAAAACCATTACCAAGTGGACCCGTTACGGTACGATTGTTCTTTCCATCGTACAGGGAACGGGTATCGCTGTCGGCCTCCAGTCGATGACCATCGGTCAAGCGCCTGTCGTGTCTTCGCCTGGCATCGGTTTTATCCTGCTGACGGTTTTGACCCTTACTTCCGGTACCGCTTTTATTATGTGGGTCGGTGAGCAAATTACTGAGCGTGGTATTGGCAACGGTATCTCCCTGATCATCTTTGCCGGTATCATTGCGGATATGCCATCCGCCGTATTCAATACCCTGCGATTGGCCAATACGGGTGCCCTCAGCCCTGCTAAACTGCTGTTTGTGCTTGTAGTGGTGATAGCTACTGTCTGGGCTATTGTGTTTATGGAGCTTGCGCAGCGCCGGCTGCCCATACACTATGCCAAGCGTGTGGTCGGTATGCGTAATTATGGAGGACAAAACAGTCACCTGCCTCTTAAAATCAACATGAGCGGTGTCATTCCTCCGATCTTCGCCAGTTCCATCATCATGTTCCCGGCGACGGTGGCTAATCTGATAGATATTCCATGGGTGCAGAAGGCTGCCGGTTGGATGGCACCGGGAAATCTCGTATACTACATCTTTTATGTTGCATTTATCATCTTCTTCTGCTACTTCTACACGGCTGTTACCTTCAACCCTGTTGATGTTGCGGATAATGTGAAAAAGCAGGGTGGTTATATTCCGGGAATACGTCCGGGTAAGGCGACATCCGATTATATTGACTCGGTACTCGGGCGGTTGACATTTGCCGGGGCTGCTTATGTTTCCCTGGTATGTGTGTTGCCGACTCTTTTGGTTTCTGGGTTGAATGTTCCCTTCTTTTTTGGCGGGACATCACTGTTGATCGTGGTGGGTGTTGGGCTTGATACAGCCTCTCAGGTTGAAGCTCATCTTATTTCGCGTTCCTATGAAGGGTTCATGAAAGGCGTGACGCTTCGAGGGCGTCACGGTTAG
- a CDS encoding adenylate kinase: MKMILLGPPGSGKGTQAKMLSERLGIPQISTGDMLRAAVKEGTPMGVKAKAKMDAGALVPDEVVVGIVRERLVKDDCDKGFILDGFPRTLPQADALKQTLGDLKKDLDAVISLEVDNDAVVGRVAGRRTCRDCGKMYHVEFDAPAVADKCDKCGGQLFQRDDDKEETIRKRLDVYAQQTAPLIAYYRADGLLRDIDGMKDISGVQQQILSALGCGL; encoded by the coding sequence ATGAAGATGATTTTGTTAGGACCCCCGGGGTCGGGTAAGGGGACTCAGGCAAAAATGCTTTCAGAGCGTCTGGGTATTCCTCAGATTTCCACTGGTGATATGCTGCGGGCTGCAGTTAAAGAAGGTACGCCCATGGGTGTCAAGGCCAAAGCCAAGATGGATGCCGGTGCCCTGGTTCCCGATGAAGTTGTGGTTGGTATTGTCCGTGAGCGGTTGGTCAAGGACGATTGCGACAAAGGGTTTATCCTGGACGGATTCCCCCGGACGCTTCCGCAGGCCGATGCGCTCAAGCAGACCCTGGGCGACCTGAAAAAAGATCTTGATGCGGTTATCTCTCTCGAGGTCGATAACGATGCTGTCGTCGGGCGTGTAGCGGGTCGTCGTACCTGCCGTGATTGCGGGAAGATGTATCATGTCGAATTCGATGCTCCGGCTGTTGCCGATAAGTGCGACAAGTGCGGTGGTCAGCTGTTTCAGCGTGACGATGATAAAGAAGAAACAATCCGGAAGCGGCTCGATGTATATGCTCAGCAAACAGCTCCGCTGATTGCATATTACCGGGCTGACGGTCTGCTGCGGGACATCGATGGTATGAAAGACATTTCGGGTGTTCAGCAACAGATTCTGTCTGCCCTGGGTTGTGGGCTGTGA
- the map gene encoding type I methionyl aminopeptidase, translated as MILIKTGDELRRMRDAGRIVAEILALLSEKIAPGVTTLELDRLAERECRKRGAKPAFKGYGGFPFSICASPEDRVVHGFASDRPLVEGEILSIDFGVVWKGFHGDSAVTLPVGAIGAEKQKLLDVTRRSLEMGIAQAKVGNRLFDISHAVQSYVEKHGFSVVKEFVGHGIGRGLHEDPQVPNFGPPGQGPLLRSGMVLAIEPMVNAGKGGVKVLEDGWTAVTLDGKPSAHFEHTVAITEEGPQILTAV; from the coding sequence GTGATTCTGATAAAAACCGGTGATGAACTGCGCCGCATGCGTGATGCGGGGCGTATCGTCGCCGAAATCCTGGCGCTTCTCTCGGAGAAAATAGCCCCGGGAGTGACAACCCTCGAACTTGATCGTTTGGCGGAGCGCGAATGCAGGAAGAGGGGGGCTAAGCCTGCTTTTAAAGGGTATGGCGGGTTCCCGTTCAGTATTTGCGCATCTCCCGAAGACCGGGTCGTGCATGGGTTTGCCAGCGACCGGCCGTTGGTTGAGGGGGAAATCCTCAGTATCGATTTCGGAGTTGTCTGGAAGGGATTTCATGGTGATTCGGCTGTGACCCTGCCTGTGGGTGCCATTGGCGCCGAAAAACAGAAGTTGCTGGATGTTACCCGGCGGTCTCTCGAAATGGGAATTGCGCAGGCAAAGGTCGGCAACAGGCTGTTCGATATCTCCCACGCAGTACAAAGCTATGTTGAAAAACATGGTTTTAGTGTGGTGAAGGAATTTGTAGGACATGGCATCGGACGGGGTCTGCACGAGGATCCGCAGGTGCCGAATTTCGGCCCGCCAGGTCAGGGGCCGTTGTTGCGTAGCGGCATGGTGCTGGCTATCGAACCTATGGTCAACGCCGGTAAAGGTGGCGTTAAGGTTCTCGAAGATGGCTGGACAGCGGTGACGTTGGATGGTAAACCGTCTGCTCACTTCGAGCATACAGTTGCGATTACCGAAGAGGGGCCGCAGATATTGACCGCCGTTTAA
- the rpmJ gene encoding 50S ribosomal protein L36 yields MKVRASVKPICSKCKVVRRKGIVRIICENPKHKQKQG; encoded by the coding sequence ATGAAAGTTCGAGCTTCGGTCAAGCCGATTTGTTCCAAGTGTAAAGTAGTCAGACGCAAGGGAATTGTCAGGATCATCTGCGAAAACCCCAAGCATAAGCAGAAACAGGGATAA